TCTCTCCTGGCCAGGCCTCCGGGCAGGTCAGTTGTTCCAGCGTCCCAGGGCCAATGTGCTGGTGGTGGTGAGGGGGGTGGACAGCCTGGTCCTGCCCCAGAATGTGGCCTCCTACCCCTTGGAGAACGTGAGTGAGGCTCCCCATCAGGGGTGATGGTTGAGCAGCAGCAGCGTTTTAATTTGAATGAGATTCTTCACCAAGGCTCTGTTATTAATAACTCCTCCcttgtttcctctctcctccagccggTACCCTTCACCCTGGACAGTGTGGCTGAGACGGTTCATTCTCTCTTTGCTGAGGACACTCCTGTGGTCCTCCAGCTGGCCCCTAGTGAGGAGGTACTGTATGGACCAGCACACGTGTAAAGGTTTCTTTATACCGAGGGTTTGTATGTGCGGGGGGATAGTAATGttatcaaataaaaatgtatttgtcacgtgcgccgatacaacaggtgtagtagaccttactgtgaaatgctgacttacaagcccttaaccaacaatgcagttgctTAGGAGCCCGTGAAAcgtcagccatcccctccggcgccattattatatatgtgtgtgtgtgtgtgtgtgtgtgtgtctacagaggCTGTACATGCTGGGGAAGGCCAACGCGGTGTTTGAGGACCTGCCTGTGACCCTGCAGCAGATCCGTTCTCGTCTCTCCCAGGATGGCTCCGTGCTGGCCTCCCTGCCACTTAACTCCCTCAACCGCAACGCTGAGGTAACATGCATAACTAGTGCTGGTTCTATCTGCGTCCCTCAGTTAAAGTGAATAAGGGTTGGTTGATCTCTGAACTCTGaccttcttcctctcttcttatAGGCTGATCTGCTCTTCCTGTCTGAGGTCCAGGTTCTACATGACATCACTGCCCTGGTAAGACTGAATATGTTGTTTGTTGGGCACATGGGGAATTAGATCATTTCAACGCTGGTCGTCTGTTGTGGCTAACCCCCTCACCCTCATGTAGCTGCAGAGACACCGGCACCTGGCCCAGGATCACTCCCCTGACCTGTACTCCCTGGAGCTGTCTGGCCTGGAGGAGCTGGGCCGTCGCTACGGACAGGACTCCCCTCAGTATCGAGACGCCACTGCCATCCTGGCCAACGTCCTACAGAAGGTAAgcacagtgtttcccctaggatttaTTTCAGCAGCGGTGGCAGAGTTTGCGGGGGGGGGGTCTTCCTGGGGCATCTATATATCAAATAAAATGGTTAGTGGCAGTGGCACGAGTAGTGTTTCTGGGTTTTTAATGGATATACGTGAACACCTGTTtgtcatctctcgctctctctctcctgtgctgtAGTTTGGTGAGGACGTGTTTGGTCTCTATGGTGACAGTGCGGTGGTCGAGGTTGTCACGGTGAAGAGCTTTGAGGCACCATTGACCAGGAAGTCCCGCTCCATCCTGGAGTCCAAAcagattgtatgtttgtttatattAGCTTCATCTGCCCAGATCTTCTGTTTTTATGTTTTATGTACATATCtatgtatcagtggaggctggtgggaggagctataggaggatgtctcattgtaatggctggaatggagtcaaatgTGTTTTCTATATTTTTGATattgttccatttattccattccagccattacaatgaacttgtcctcctatagctcctcccaacaGCCTCCTCTATtgtgtatatatttatgtatCAAACCATGAGCATATTTAGATGCCTGGAATTTTATACTTCATAGATGAGATTTGCAACTACTGAaatcctctctttcctcctttccctcctcATCCCACAGAGTAACCCTGGCAGTCCCTATAACCTGGCCTATAAGTATAACTTTAATTATGCAGTGATCTTCAACATCGTGCTGTGGCTGATGATCATCCTTGCCCTGGCTGTCATTGTCATCTCATACAATCTGTGGAACATGGACCCAGGATATGACAGCATCATCTACAGGATGACTAATCAGAAGATCAGGTTGGACTGAGGTCCGCCCAGCAACACTCCAGCCCTCCAATTAGCCCTCTCCTAGTGGAAgtttattgtttttattgttttGTGTGGAAAATAAAGATGTGGAGCTGAATGGAGTCTTAGCCCCTACTCTCTAGGTACTTGTTTAGATCTGAGATGGTTGGATAGGTATAAGCAATATGGTGAAAATAATTCCACCCAGCTTGGTATATAAGCCATGGTCGAACTAATTATAAACCAAATAGCGTATACATATCCAAACTCAGATATACACAAGGTGATAGGGGTTGATTGTGGACTGAGGAGTAGACATCAGAATAGCAGTTGTTCAGGTGAAGGTAATAGTTTAATCCAATATGTATGACATGTATGTGATGTGAGTTGCAGTTCACTGTAATGTCACTGGTTAGCTCCTTTTGAGAAAGTACTGCGAAGGTTGACTACAGTTTAATGCTGAATTGTAACACTGTAGAGCTGTGTCTGAAGCCTAGTCCTGTACCTTCTATCCCACACTTCACATTTCTTATGAGTCCACAGTAGTTGTCCTACTTCCATGGTGATTGCAAATGTcctgttttatttttattgtaaAGCCCTAAAAGACAGaattatatggtgtgtgtgtgatgtaaattattgtattttttgaGATATGAAACTTAAGTTAAAGtgaaatgtgtatatattgaagttAGAAAATATCTTGACTAAACTGCTGTATTGGTATGGTGAGAAGGTCTGTTGCATGAATTTTGCAGTTGTGTGATGACATGAAACAGGAAAATATTATGTAAAATATGGGCAATAAATGATTTAAAATCTTAAGTTTGTGTACTTCAATCAGCAAATTGAATTAACATGTTTATTAAACCACTATAGTCTACAGAAACCATTTGTACATTGGCACAAATGACCTTGGATAAATTGTCCCAGTTAGTCTTAGTAAATGTGTCACTCAGTCTGATACCGAGTTGATAATAAACACGTTTTCTAATTCAGAGTAATATGACATGTTTACCATCACCAAAAATACTCCTCAATTCACTTATCCAATACATAAGCAGATCACGAGACTAGGTCAGACGTAACTAGTGCGCTATATAGAAGTAGCCAATCAGTGAAGCCGTGTAGCTATCTGCTCCAATAGAGAGACGAGTTCCTGAAACTCCACCTCTAAGGTTATCCGCAATACGTAACTGGGTGTGCTTCTGTGTAACTGGTTTGGTAACAGCAGATCGACTGTACTACTAAAAGACATCGTTCAAGCAGCAAGACATCCCTCTATCTGGCGACAAAAACATCCCTTTTCTGAGGAGAAAGAAGAAGACTCTCGCGCCATGGTCTGACTGCTGATCAAAGGTGCGCGCCGATCTCTTCATTCTAGTTGTTACTAAGTAACATATGAAGTCATGTTACATAGCCTACACATCTATGACAATGATATCTTGTGAGGTGTCATTTCAATAATGTTTTGCTAATAACCTGCAGGGATATTATCGGTCTTATTCTCTCCATATTTCAGCCAGCATCTGGACGGTGAGGAAGATTCGGGCCCACATTGCTGAGGGAGAGCAAGAGGAGAAGCCCATCTTCACACCATGTGGTGTTATTGGTAAGAACAGTAATTCCATAGATATGCAAAAATGCTGATTGTTACCAACTTATTTACAATTCTATGTAAGAACACTTGCGTTACCTAACAATGCCGTAGAaaagggtgcgttcgtaaattgccTCCAGTGTGTCAGACTGCACTTTGGgttgttcgtaaattcagagcactCACTGAACGCTCTGGTCGAGAAGGGTTCATCCGAGCATTCTGACCAggcaacggcagtcaagcacccacgttaactggctaaagttggctagcttgtcagctacttccagacacaaatgacagaacacctcactgaccattttactcaccatgacagagctggttaggctgttgtgTTATCTGGTGCGTTAGTgagtagctgtgttgttggcaacaattgaataacttttttttgccgacgtttgacaccggtcatattcaatgggtgttgcgtgttcgtaaattcatcagttaatTTGCTCTCTGGCacacagacgagagtgctctacAATTGGAGTAGATGgctagagtgaatttacgaacgcacccaaaTATGCGCCGTCGAAAAACCGCTCCACCTTTTCCtgtttgctaaaattctaattgtTCGCCTTTCAGtttgtgataaaacaaaaatTATAGTttagagaatcattataccattctaaaccactgaaatatattttccataaccagaaATGTcttttcagctggtgtacaaaaccgaaaggaaGATGCAAAAACACAACTTAAGAACAGGAAGTATACaaataacctgttatggctaggagtTCCTCAATATCTGAAATGGCAGAGCGTGAAATTCAtttcattttttaaaaatatttaactttcatatattcacaagtgcaatacaccaaattaaagcttaacttcttgttaatctagccatcgtgtccgatttcaaaaaggctttacagcgaaagcacaccatatgattatgttaggtcagcgcctagtcacagaaaaacatacagacattttccagccaaagagaggagtcacaaaaagcagaaatagagagaaaattaatcactaacctttgatgatcttaatcagatggcactcataggacttcatgttacacaatacatgtatgttttgttcgata
The DNA window shown above is from Salmo salar chromosome ssa25, Ssal_v3.1, whole genome shotgun sequence and carries:
- the LOC106586710 gene encoding renin receptor, coding for MLLENRRRMETLFSVAFIFCSAFTAGVQGDSLTILQAPGYVSFQKGDWPISGEKIPDMVALTMGFSVQEDLSWPGLRAGQLFQRPRANVLVVVRGVDSLVLPQNVASYPLENPVPFTLDSVAETVHSLFAEDTPVVLQLAPSEERLYMLGKANAVFEDLPVTLQQIRSRLSQDGSVLASLPLNSLNRNAEADLLFLSEVQVLHDITALLQRHRHLAQDHSPDLYSLELSGLEELGRRYGQDSPQYRDATAILANVLQKFGEDVFGLYGDSAVVEVVTVKSFEAPLTRKSRSILESKQISNPGSPYNLAYKYNFNYAVIFNIVLWLMIILALAVIVISYNLWNMDPGYDSIIYRMTNQKIRLD